The following coding sequences lie in one Pseudomonas svalbardensis genomic window:
- a CDS encoding HAD family hydrolase, which produces MHYQTVLFDLDGTLTDPREGITRSIQFALSKLGIDEPDLTKLEHFIGPPLLQAFMQFYDFNEPKAWEAVNFYRERFKVTGLYENRVFDGVTPLLETLSGQGRQLYIATSKPWIFAREIARHFDFAKHFKVIYGSELDGTRTNKVELIAHLMAEEGLDPASTLMIGDRKHDLIGARSNGLDAAAVGYGFGSREELSAEAPTWHFETLEEMHQAFLQR; this is translated from the coding sequence ATGCATTACCAAACCGTATTGTTCGACCTCGATGGCACCCTGACCGACCCGCGCGAGGGCATCACCCGTTCGATCCAGTTCGCCTTGAGCAAACTGGGCATCGATGAACCTGACCTGACCAAACTTGAACACTTCATCGGCCCGCCGTTGTTGCAGGCGTTCATGCAGTTCTACGACTTCAACGAACCCAAGGCCTGGGAGGCGGTGAACTTCTATCGCGAACGCTTCAAAGTCACCGGCCTGTACGAGAATCGTGTATTTGATGGCGTCACGCCGCTGCTGGAAACACTCAGCGGGCAAGGGCGACAGCTGTATATCGCGACCTCAAAACCGTGGATCTTCGCTCGGGAAATCGCTCGGCACTTCGACTTCGCCAAACACTTCAAAGTGATCTATGGCAGCGAACTGGATGGAACCCGGACCAACAAAGTCGAGCTGATCGCCCACTTGATGGCCGAAGAAGGCCTGGACCCGGCCAGCACCCTGATGATCGGTGACCGTAAACACGACCTGATCGGTGCGCGCAGTAACGGGCTGGATGCAGCGGCTGTTGGTTATGGTTTTGGCAGCCGGGAAGAGTTGAGCGCTGAAGCACCGACCTGGCACTTCGAGACGCTGGAAGAGATGCATCAGGCGTTTTTGCAGCGTTAA
- a CDS encoding gamma carbonic anhydrase family protein has product MTLRKYQNHTPLLGKGAFVDGSAVVIGDVEIGEDSSVWPLTVIRGDMHRIRVGARTSVQDGCVLHITHAGPFNPDGFPLLIGDDVTIAHKVMLHGCTVGNRILIGMGSIVMDGAVVDDDVIIGAGSLVPPGKRLESGFLYVGSPVKQIRPLIDKEKAFFTYSAANYVKLKNLHLAEGYDQL; this is encoded by the coding sequence GTGACCCTTCGCAAGTATCAGAACCACACGCCGCTACTGGGCAAAGGCGCCTTTGTCGACGGTTCGGCGGTGGTGATCGGCGACGTTGAAATCGGCGAAGACAGCTCGGTCTGGCCGCTGACGGTGATTCGTGGCGACATGCACCGCATCCGTGTTGGCGCGCGCACCAGCGTGCAGGACGGCTGTGTGCTGCACATCACCCACGCCGGGCCGTTCAATCCCGATGGCTTTCCGTTGTTGATTGGCGACGATGTGACCATCGCGCATAAGGTCATGCTCCACGGCTGCACCGTGGGCAATCGGATTCTGATCGGCATGGGCAGCATCGTCATGGACGGTGCGGTGGTCGACGACGATGTGATCATTGGCGCTGGCAGTCTGGTGCCGCCGGGCAAACGCCTTGAAAGCGGCTTCCTTTATGTGGGCAGCCCGGTGAAGCAGATTCGGCCGCTGATTGACAAGGAAAAAGCCTTTTTCACCTACAGCGCGGCGAACTACGTGAAGCTCAAGAATTTGCATCTGGCCGAAGGCTACGACCAGCTCTGA
- a CDS encoding aminopeptidase has translation MIRPLPSLGLLDRVLRILFPGVLLLFLNGCAGVSYYGQLASGQLQLLRAREPVSRVIADPGRDQLLRAHLTQSQKARTFASQQLRLPHNQSYRLYADIGRPFVVWNVFATPEFSLTPQNHCFPIAGCVAYRGYYSQSAARGEAALQRLQGMDVSIGGVEAYSTLGWFNDPIISSMMAWGDERLATLIFHELAHQRFYVKDDTEFNESFATFVEQEGTRQWRAFRGLAPDSGAQVQQRDQFIQLVLDTRTRLERLYTLPLPADQMRQRKADEFERLRSEYRQLRDSQWAGDKRYDAWINAPMNNARLLPFGLYDQWVPVFAALFRQVAGDWVKFYAAVEQLGALSVVERKAALKDLAGP, from the coding sequence TTGATCAGGCCGCTTCCAAGCCTTGGGTTACTTGATCGCGTTTTACGCATTTTGTTTCCGGGTGTGTTGCTTTTGTTTCTCAACGGTTGCGCCGGCGTCAGCTATTACGGCCAATTGGCCAGTGGTCAGCTGCAATTGCTGCGGGCACGCGAGCCGGTTTCCAGAGTGATTGCCGATCCCGGTCGCGATCAACTATTGCGTGCGCACCTGACTCAATCGCAAAAGGCCCGCACGTTCGCCAGCCAACAGCTGCGGCTACCGCATAACCAGAGTTACCGTTTGTACGCCGACATTGGCCGGCCGTTCGTAGTCTGGAACGTGTTTGCCACGCCGGAATTTTCCCTGACACCACAGAACCATTGCTTCCCGATCGCCGGATGCGTCGCCTACCGCGGTTATTACAGTCAGAGCGCGGCCCGCGGTGAGGCTGCGTTGCAACGATTGCAAGGTATGGACGTGTCGATCGGTGGCGTCGAGGCTTATTCGACGCTCGGCTGGTTCAACGATCCGATTATCAGTTCAATGATGGCCTGGGGTGACGAACGATTGGCCACGCTGATCTTCCATGAGCTGGCGCATCAACGTTTTTATGTGAAGGACGACACCGAGTTCAATGAGTCTTTCGCCACCTTCGTCGAACAGGAAGGCACCCGCCAATGGCGTGCATTCCGCGGCTTGGCGCCAGACAGCGGCGCGCAGGTGCAGCAACGGGACCAGTTCATTCAATTGGTTCTGGATACCCGCACGCGACTCGAACGGCTGTACACCCTGCCACTGCCCGCCGACCAGATGCGCCAGCGCAAAGCCGACGAGTTCGAGCGATTGCGGAGTGAATACCGACAGCTGCGCGACAGCCAATGGGCTGGGGACAAACGCTATGACGCGTGGATCAATGCGCCGATGAACAATGCCCGGCTGTTGCCATTTGGGCTGTACGACCAATGGGTGCCGGTGTTTGCGGCGTTGTTCAGACAGGTGGCTGGGGATTGGGTGAAGTTTTATGCGGCAGTCGAGCAGCTTGGTGCGTTGTCGGTTGTGGAGCGCAAGGCGGCGTTGAAGGACTTGGCTGGACCATAA
- a CDS encoding PA0061/PA0062 family lipoprotein yields the protein MRTLMLTGILLMLAGCAGFGLPPHDPAQAWIDLDSKQEDTALQAVEVDDKAATDKRYFEVQPGSHELTVRYQFPVAPTNIGPDAEPLWRDCRLNVKFNDFNAGERYQLKAGNIGFRPWAKLYDQQRKVIGQGVPAGCQRT from the coding sequence ATGCGCACGTTGATGCTGACAGGAATCCTGCTGATGCTGGCAGGTTGTGCTGGATTCGGATTACCCCCCCATGATCCGGCTCAAGCGTGGATCGACCTGGATTCGAAGCAGGAAGACACCGCGCTGCAAGCGGTGGAAGTCGATGACAAGGCCGCCACCGACAAGCGCTATTTCGAGGTTCAGCCGGGTAGCCATGAGTTGACGGTTCGTTACCAATTCCCGGTCGCACCCACCAACATCGGACCAGACGCCGAGCCGCTATGGCGTGACTGCCGGCTAAACGTGAAATTCAACGACTTCAATGCCGGCGAGCGGTATCAGCTGAAAGCGGGGAATATCGGTTTTCGGCCGTGGGCAAAGCTCTATGATCAGCAGCGAAAAGTGATTGGCCAGGGTGTACCGGCAGGCTGCCAACGCACCTGA
- a CDS encoding OsmC family protein, whose translation MAITKKASAHWEGDLKTGIGSISTETGVLREAPYGFKARFEGGKGTNPEELIGAAHAGCFSMAFSMILGDAGLKADSIDTNAEVTLDQVDGGFAITAVKLILKAKIPGATQAQFEELSNKAKEGCPVSKVLNAKISLDATLVS comes from the coding sequence ATGGCTATCACAAAGAAAGCATCGGCTCATTGGGAAGGTGACCTGAAAACCGGCATCGGCTCGATTTCCACGGAAACCGGTGTCCTCAGAGAAGCACCTTACGGCTTCAAGGCACGTTTCGAAGGCGGCAAGGGCACCAATCCGGAAGAGCTGATCGGCGCGGCGCACGCGGGCTGCTTCTCCATGGCGTTTTCGATGATTCTCGGCGATGCCGGTCTCAAGGCTGACAGCATCGATACCAATGCCGAAGTCACCTTGGACCAGGTGGACGGTGGTTTTGCGATCACGGCGGTGAAACTGATCCTCAAGGCGAAAATCCCCGGGGCGACTCAAGCGCAGTTCGAAGAACTGAGCAATAAAGCCAAAGAAGGCTGCCCGGTTTCCAAAGTGCTGAATGCGAAAATCAGTCTGGATGCAACGTTGGTCAGCTGA
- a CDS encoding LLM class flavin-dependent oxidoreductase yields MKRLSDIKFSTLDLVPVRENGSAAQSLRNSLDLAQHVEKFGYNRFWVAEHHNMDGIASSATSVLLGYLAGGTSTIRVGSGGVMLPNHAPLVIAEQFGTLESLYPGRIDLGLGRAPGSDQMTARALRRERSGSADEFPEDVTELMRYLGPRTPDQRIIAMPGTGTNVPVWLLGSSLFSAQLAGERGLPYAFASHFAPRFMHEAIRVYRNHFKPSTVLDKPYVMLGVPLVAADTDEQADYLATSVYQRILALMRGQSLVQRPPVKTMDGLWLPHEKEAVGDFLGLAMVGSPQKIRAKLEVLIEQTQADELIFTCDLYEHADRVHSYELLAQVMKG; encoded by the coding sequence ATGAAACGACTGTCCGATATCAAGTTCTCGACCCTCGATCTGGTGCCCGTGCGGGAGAACGGCAGCGCGGCCCAGTCGCTGCGCAATTCCCTGGACCTGGCTCAGCACGTCGAAAAATTCGGCTACAACCGTTTCTGGGTTGCCGAACACCACAACATGGACGGCATTGCCAGTTCGGCGACCTCGGTACTGCTTGGCTACCTGGCTGGCGGCACCTCGACCATTCGTGTTGGCTCCGGCGGTGTGATGCTGCCAAACCACGCGCCGCTGGTGATCGCCGAGCAGTTCGGCACGCTCGAAAGTCTGTACCCGGGCCGGATCGACCTGGGCCTGGGCCGTGCACCCGGTTCCGATCAGATGACCGCTCGCGCCTTGCGTCGTGAACGCTCCGGCAGTGCCGACGAGTTCCCGGAAGATGTGACGGAGCTGATGCGCTACCTCGGCCCGCGCACCCCGGACCAGCGGATCATCGCAATGCCAGGCACCGGCACCAATGTCCCGGTCTGGCTGCTGGGCTCCAGCCTGTTCAGTGCACAACTGGCTGGTGAACGCGGTTTGCCCTACGCCTTCGCTTCACATTTCGCACCGCGCTTCATGCATGAGGCCATTCGCGTCTACCGCAATCACTTCAAGCCTTCAACCGTATTGGATAAGCCCTACGTGATGCTCGGTGTGCCGTTGGTGGCTGCCGACACCGACGAGCAGGCCGATTATCTCGCGACCTCGGTCTATCAGCGGATTCTCGCCCTGATGCGTGGCCAGAGCCTGGTGCAACGTCCGCCGGTAAAAACCATGGACGGCCTGTGGCTGCCTCATGAAAAAGAGGCCGTCGGCGATTTCCTTGGTCTGGCGATGGTTGGCAGTCCGCAGAAAATCCGCGCCAAACTGGAAGTGCTGATCGAGCAGACCCAGGCGGACGAGCTGATTTTTACCTGCGACCTGTACGAACATGCCGATCGCGTGCACTCCTATGAGCTGCTGGCGCAGGTCATGAAGGGCTGA
- a CDS encoding PA0061/PA0062 family lipoprotein — MRRLTLLLAASIVAGCQSPLPAVNPQMAWVEFSTPFPNDKLLMAERLDNQRLRDGRFFQVTPGSHELIVRFDFEVPGGGGLGMMNGPSERLCYLTINYDHFEAGQRYVLEGRSIAFTPGARLYNAKREIVAEDRESYCLM, encoded by the coding sequence ATGCGCAGGTTAACGCTGTTACTTGCTGCAAGCATCGTTGCTGGCTGTCAGAGCCCGTTGCCAGCGGTTAATCCGCAGATGGCCTGGGTCGAGTTTTCTACGCCATTCCCCAACGATAAATTGCTGATGGCCGAACGACTGGACAATCAGCGATTGCGTGACGGGCGTTTTTTTCAGGTCACCCCCGGTAGCCATGAGCTGATCGTTCGATTCGACTTTGAAGTGCCCGGTGGTGGGGGCCTGGGCATGATGAACGGCCCCTCGGAACGTTTATGCTACCTGACCATCAACTACGATCATTTCGAAGCCGGCCAGCGTTATGTGCTCGAAGGCCGTTCTATAGCGTTCACCCCCGGCGCCCGGTTGTACAACGCCAAGCGCGAAATCGTCGCGGAGGATCGAGAGTCCTATTGCCTCATGTGA
- a CDS encoding DUF1161 domain-containing protein has product MKRFALAIICCALATSALAATKSCEELKAEIEAKIQANNVSSYTLEIVTNDEVHDQNMVVGSCEGGTKKIIYQKNDR; this is encoded by the coding sequence ATGAAACGTTTTGCCTTGGCGATTATCTGTTGCGCGCTGGCCACATCGGCCCTGGCGGCAACAAAATCCTGTGAAGAACTCAAGGCCGAGATTGAAGCCAAGATCCAGGCCAATAACGTCTCGTCCTACACGCTGGAAATCGTCACCAACGACGAAGTACACGATCAGAATATGGTCGTTGGCTCGTGCGAAGGGGGCACGAAGAAAATCATCTACCAGAAGAACGACCGCTGA
- the prlC gene encoding oligopeptidase A yields the protein MSVNNPLLQSYDLPPFSAIRAEHVQPAIEQILADNRAAIIEILKTQGKQPTWAGLVLAMDELNDRLGAAWSPVSHLNAVCNSAELREAYESCLPALSAYSTELGQNRELFEAFEALANSPEAAGFEVAQKTILEHSLRDFRLSGIDLPEAEQKRYAEVQSKLSELGSRFSNQLLDATQAWTKHVTDEATLAGLTESAKAQMAAAAQAKGLEGFLITLEFPSYYAVMTYAQDRALREEVYAAYCTRASDQGPNAGQNDNGPVMEEILDLRQELARLLGFASFSELSLATKMAESSDQVLSFLRDLAKRSKPFAALDLEQLKAYAAEQGCPDLQSWDSGFYGEKLREQRYSVAQETLRAYFPIDKVLGGLFAIVQRLYGIEIAELKGFDTWHPDVRLFEIKENGQHVGRFFFDLYARANKRGGAWMDGARDRRRTISGVLQSPVANLVCNFTPADSGKPALLTHDEVTTLFHEFGHGLHHLLTRVEHAGVSGINGVAWDAVELPSQFMENWCWEPEGLALISGHYETGEPLPQDLLEKMLAAKNFQSGLMMVRQLEFSLFDFDLHATHGDGRSVAQVLEGVRAEVSVMRPPAYNRFPNSFAHIFAGGYAAGYYSYKWAEVLSADAFSKFEEEGVLNAETGRAFREAILARGGSQEPMVLFVDFRGRPPSIDALLRHSGLSEVAAA from the coding sequence GTGAGCGTGAACAACCCTCTTTTGCAGTCCTACGACCTGCCGCCGTTCTCGGCGATCCGTGCCGAACACGTACAACCGGCCATCGAACAGATCCTGGCTGATAACCGCGCCGCCATTATCGAGATCCTCAAAACCCAGGGCAAACAACCGACCTGGGCTGGCCTGGTGCTGGCGATGGACGAGCTGAATGATCGACTGGGCGCCGCCTGGAGCCCGGTCAGCCACCTGAATGCCGTATGCAACAGCGCCGAACTGCGCGAAGCCTACGAGTCCTGCCTGCCGGCCTTGAGCGCCTACTCCACCGAATTGGGCCAAAATCGCGAGTTGTTCGAGGCGTTCGAAGCGCTGGCTAACAGTCCCGAAGCTGCCGGTTTCGAGGTGGCGCAGAAAACTATCCTGGAACACTCCCTGCGTGACTTCCGTCTGTCGGGTATCGACCTGCCGGAAGCCGAACAAAAGCGTTACGCCGAAGTGCAGAGCAAACTCTCGGAGCTGGGCAGCCGCTTCTCCAACCAACTGCTCGATGCCACTCAGGCCTGGACCAAACACGTCACTGACGAAGCTACCCTCGCCGGCCTGACCGAATCAGCCAAGGCGCAAATGGCCGCGGCTGCACAGGCCAAAGGTCTGGAAGGCTTCCTGATCACCCTGGAATTCCCGAGCTACTACGCGGTGATGACCTACGCCCAGGACCGCGCCCTGCGTGAAGAAGTCTACGCAGCCTACTGCACCCGTGCGTCGGACCAAGGCCCGAATGCCGGTCAGAACGATAACGGCCCGGTCATGGAAGAAATCCTCGACCTGCGTCAGGAACTGGCCAGGCTGCTGGGTTTCGCCAGCTTCTCGGAGCTGAGCCTGGCCACCAAAATGGCCGAATCCAGCGATCAGGTGCTGAGTTTCCTGCGCGATCTGGCCAAGCGCAGCAAGCCGTTCGCCGCCCTGGATCTGGAACAGCTCAAGGCGTACGCCGCCGAACAAGGCTGCCCGGACCTGCAAAGCTGGGACAGCGGTTTCTACGGTGAAAAGCTTCGCGAGCAGCGCTACAGCGTCGCCCAGGAAACCCTTCGCGCTTACTTCCCGATCGACAAAGTGCTGGGCGGTCTGTTCGCTATCGTCCAGCGTCTGTACGGCATCGAAATCGCCGAACTGAAAGGTTTCGACACCTGGCACCCGGATGTTCGCCTGTTCGAAATCAAGGAAAACGGCCAGCACGTCGGCCGTTTCTTCTTCGACCTCTACGCCCGCGCCAACAAGCGTGGCGGTGCCTGGATGGACGGCGCCCGCGACCGTCGCCGCACGATCAGCGGCGTATTGCAAAGTCCAGTGGCGAACCTGGTGTGCAACTTCACCCCGGCCGACAGCGGCAAGCCAGCCCTGCTGACCCACGATGAAGTGACCACCCTGTTCCACGAATTCGGTCACGGCCTGCATCACCTGTTGACCCGCGTTGAACACGCCGGCGTATCCGGCATCAACGGCGTGGCCTGGGATGCGGTCGAGCTGCCAAGCCAGTTCATGGAGAACTGGTGCTGGGAGCCGGAAGGTCTGGCGCTGATCTCCGGTCACTACGAAACCGGCGAACCGCTGCCTCAGGACCTGCTGGAGAAAATGCTCGCCGCGAAGAACTTCCAGTCCGGTCTGATGATGGTCCGTCAGTTGGAGTTCTCGCTGTTCGACTTCGACCTGCACGCCACCCACGGTGATGGCCGTAGCGTGGCGCAGGTACTTGAAGGTGTGCGCGCCGAGGTGTCGGTCATGCGTCCACCCGCCTACAACCGTTTCCCGAACAGCTTTGCGCACATCTTCGCCGGCGGTTATGCGGCGGGCTACTACAGCTACAAATGGGCCGAAGTGCTGTCGGCGGATGCCTTCTCGAAATTCGAAGAAGAAGGCGTACTCAACGCCGAGACCGGCCGCGCCTTCCGCGAAGCGATCCTGGCGCGCGGTGGCTCCCAGGAACCGATGGTGCTGTTCGTCGACTTCCGCGGACGCCCGCCGTCGATTGACGCACTCTTGCGCCACAGCGGCCTGAGTGAGGTCGCGGCAGCATGA
- a CDS encoding DUF1161 domain-containing protein, whose protein sequence is MKNFILALGLLSLAGTALAQGKSCEELKAEITAKLDAKGISNYSLEIVDKGAAADGKVVGTCEKGSKQIVYKQG, encoded by the coding sequence ATGAAGAATTTTATTTTGGCACTAGGCTTGTTGAGTCTCGCGGGAACAGCCCTGGCTCAGGGCAAGTCGTGCGAAGAGCTGAAAGCCGAAATCACAGCGAAACTTGACGCCAAGGGCATTTCTAATTATTCACTGGAGATCGTCGATAAAGGCGCTGCCGCTGACGGCAAAGTCGTCGGCACCTGTGAAAAGGGTTCCAAGCAAATCGTCTACAAGCAGGGCTGA
- a CDS encoding dodecin, protein MTDHHTYKKVELVGSSTSSIEDAINNALAEASKSLKYMEWFEVTETRGHIKDGKAAHFQVTLKVGFRIASS, encoded by the coding sequence ATGACTGACCATCACACCTACAAGAAAGTCGAACTCGTCGGCTCGTCCACCAGCAGCATTGAAGACGCCATCAACAACGCACTGGCCGAGGCCAGCAAAAGCCTCAAATATATGGAATGGTTTGAAGTGACCGAAACCCGCGGGCACATCAAGGACGGTAAGGCAGCGCACTTTCAGGTGACGCTCAAAGTCGGGTTCCGGATTGCCAGTAGCTGA
- a CDS encoding REP-associated tyrosine transposase, translating into MSELKHAHRLRTGRYSEAGQVYLLTAVVLNREPLFRDFKNGRLVVDAFITAEREGFATSLAWVVMPDHFHWLIELQNTQLPKLMARTKSRIAVTLNRSVGRQGSVWQHAYHDRAIRKEEDLQAQAVARYIVANPFRAGLVEKVGDYPLWDAIWF; encoded by the coding sequence ATGTCGGAGTTAAAACATGCTCATCGATTACGTACCGGGCGATATTCGGAGGCCGGACAGGTTTATCTATTAACGGCCGTGGTTTTGAATCGAGAGCCGTTGTTTCGCGACTTCAAGAATGGTCGATTGGTGGTAGATGCCTTTATAACGGCAGAGCGAGAAGGGTTTGCGACGTCTCTAGCCTGGGTCGTCATGCCCGATCATTTCCATTGGCTGATCGAGTTACAGAATACTCAGTTACCCAAGTTGATGGCGCGAACCAAATCACGCATCGCAGTAACGCTAAATCGCTCTGTAGGACGCCAAGGTTCGGTTTGGCAACATGCCTATCACGATCGCGCCATTCGTAAGGAAGAAGATCTACAGGCGCAGGCGGTTGCGCGATACATCGTCGCCAATCCATTTCGCGCGGGGTTGGTGGAGAAAGTAGGCGATTATCCGTTGTGGGATGCTATTTGGTTTTGA